Proteins co-encoded in one Chrysemys picta bellii isolate R12L10 chromosome 13, ASM1138683v2, whole genome shotgun sequence genomic window:
- the LOC101946804 gene encoding solute carrier family 12 member 3-like isoform X3: MDSPAYKTVLALGRFKVRKLQTGPALDKGKEGASPLPCPPTPSMEGSDQADEGGSLSAPPDYATTMDVSPCYEFYAQSAPPGRARKSRPSLEVLRNVEDGPGFPDAPDPGESRAKEEDEEDPDAASPEAEPVRFGWVTGVMIRCMLNIWGVILYLRLPWITAQAGIGLTWLIILMSAVVTTITGLSISAISTNGKVKAGGTYFLISRSLGPELGGSIGLLFSFANAVAVAMHVVGFAETVRDLLLEFDAVMTDPVNDIRIVGVITVTVLLGIALAGMEWEAKAQVVFFFVIMVSFINYFVGTLIPATEEKMSKGYFSYRGDIFLENIGPEWRGESGNFFGMFSIFFPSATGILAGANISGDLKDPAVAIPKGTLLAIFWTTLSYLAISATIGSCVVRDASGSLNDTLGSPNATDSCLGLGCGYGWNFTECAQAGTCEYGLANNYQTMSMVSGFSPLITAGIFAATLSSALACLVSAPKVFQCLCQDKLYPVIGFFAKGYGKNNEPLRGYMLTFVLAIAFILIAELNTIAPIISNFFLCSYALINFSCFHATITNSPGWRPSFRYFSKWSALFGAVISVVIMFLLTWWAALIVVGIILVSLAYVSYKKPDVNWGSSVQAGTYSMALSYSVSLTQVEEHVKNFRPQCLVLTGPPSFRPALVDFVSAFTKGVSLMICGNVAGPQDTPGDSDSEEHVEWLNRRKVRSFYTLITAPDLRSGARSLMQVSGLGRLKPNTIVLGYKQNWQTDSPHNLENYVATIHDAFDGRAGVCVLRMKDGLDVSRTVRAYVNPAFEDPEAAPQGEKLRQESGNAGSSVKVLGADELTETHFQAPQKKRCVDVYWLFDDGGLTLLVPYLLSRRKRWSRCRVRVFISGHLGSAEQQRQEIQLLLSKFRLGFSEVLVLPHVAWQPEERSLKEFEDLVAPFRLNEGQRSPEATEALRRETPWKVSDEDLRVYRKKSEQQVRLHEILQENSRNAALIVMSLPVVRKGACPSALYMAWLETLSRDLRPPVAFIRGNQQDALTFYCQ; this comes from the exons ATGGACTCCCCGGCCTACAAGACGGTTCTGGCCTTGGGCCGGTTCAAGGTGCGGAAGCTCCAGACGGGCCCTGCCCTGGACAAAGGCAAGGAGGGGGCAAGCCCCCTGCCGTGCCCCCCAACCCCGTCCATGGAGGGCTCTGACCAGGCGGATGAGGGGGGCTCCCTCTCGGCTCCCCCGGACTACGCGACCACAATGGACGTCAGTCCCTGCTACGAGTTCTACGCCCAGTCGGCCCCCCCTGGGCGGGCCCGCAAGAGTCGCCCCTCGCTGGAGGTGCTGCGTAACGTG GAGGACGGGCCCGGGTTCCCTGATGCTCCTGACCCTGGGGAATCCAGGGCTaaggaggaggacgaggaggaTCCAGACGCAGCAAGCCCTGAAGCGGAACCAGTCCGGTTCGGTTGGGTGACCGGCGTGATG ATACGGTGCATGCTCAACATCTGGGGCGTGATCCTATATCTCCGGCTGCCTTGGatcacagcccaggctggaaTAG ggctgACATGGCTCATCATCCTCATGTCAGCTGTAGTCACCACAATCACTGGCTTGTCCATCTCAGCCATCTCCACCAATGGCAAGGTGAAGGCAG ggggcaccTACTTCTTGATCTCGCGCAGCCTGGGCCCCGAGCTGGGCGGATCCATCGGGCTGCTCTTCTCCTTCGCCAATGCTGTGGCTGTGGCTATGCATGTGGTGGGCTTCGCTGAGACGGTGCGTGACCTGCTGCTG GAGTTCGACGCGGTGATGACGGACCCCGTGAATGACATCCGGATCGTGGGCGTCATCACGGTGACAGTGTTGTTGGGCATCGCGCTGGCTGGCATGGAGTGGGAAGCCAAG GCCCAGGTTGTCTTTTTCTTCGTCATCATGGTCTCCTTCATCAACTACTTTGTGGGGACCCTGATTCCAGCCACGGAGGAGAAGATGTCCAAAGGCTACTTCAGCTACCGAG GGGACATCTTCCTGGAGAACATCGGGCCGGAGTGGCGGGGCGAATCGGGCAACTTCTTTGGCATGTTCTCCATCTTCTTCCCCTCGGCCACTGGTATCCTGGCCGGCGCCAACATCTCAGGCGACCTCAAG GACCCCGCGGTGGCTATCCCCAAGGGCACCCTGCTGGCCATCTTCTGGACCACGCTCTCCTACCTGGCCATCTCAGCTACCATAG gGTCGTGCGTGGTGCGTGATGCGTCCGGGAGTTTGAACGACACACTGGGCTCCCCCAACGCCACGGACAGCTGCCTGGGCCTTGGGTGCGGCTACGGCTGGAACTTCACCGAGTGCGCCCAGGCTGGCACCTGCGAGTACGGGCTGGCCAACAACTACCAG ACCATGAGCATGGTGTCCGGCTTCAGTCCCCTCATCACGGCTGGGATCTTCGCCGCCAccctctcctctgccctggcCTGCCTGGTCTCAGCCCCCAAGGTCTTCCAG TGCCTGTGCCAAGATAAGCTGTATCCCGTCATCGGCTTCTTCGCCAAGGGCTACGGCAAGAACAACGAGCCGCTCCGGGGCTACATGCTCACTTTCGTCCTGGCCATCGCCTTCATCCTCATCG CTGAGCTCAACACCATCGCCCCCATCATCTCCAACTTCTTCCTTTGCTCCTATGCCCTCATCAACTTCAGCTGCTTCCATGCCACAATCACCAACTCCCCAG gctggCGACCTTCTTTCCGCTACTTCAGCAAGTGGAGCGCCCTCTTTGGGGCCGTGATCTCCGTGGTCATCATGTTCCTGCTGACCTGGTGGGCGGCCCTCATTGTGGTGGGCATTATCCTGGTCAGCTTGGCCTACGTCAGCTACAAGAAGCCAG ACGTCAACTGGGGCTCCTCTGTGCAGGCCGGGACCTACAGCATGGCCCTGTCCTACTCCGTCAGTCTCACCCAAGTGGAGGAGCATGTCAAGAACTTCCG CCCCCAGTGCCTGGTGCTGACGGGTCCCCCCAGCTTCCGACCAGCTCTGGTGGATTTCGTCAGTGCCTTCACCAAGGGGGTCAGCCTCATGATCTGTGGGAACGTGGCTGGG CCGCAGGATACCCCAGGGGACAGCGACTCAGAGGAGCACGTCGAGTGGCTGAACAGGCGCAAGGTGCGATCCTTCTACACCCTCATCACGGCCCCGGACCTGCGCAGCGGAGCCCGCAGCCTCATGCAG GTGTCCGGGCTGGGGCGTCTCAAACCCAACACAATCGTGCTGGGCTACAAGCAGAACTGGCAGACGGACTCGCCCCACAACCTGGAGAACTACGTGGCCACCATCca CGACGCGTTCGACGGCCGGGCCGGGGTGTGCGTGCTGAGGATGAAGGACGGGCTGGATGTGTCGCGGACGGTTCGGGCCTATG TGAACCCTGCGTTTGAGGACCCCGAGGCAGCACCGCAGGGGGAGAAGCTGAGACAGGAGTCGGGCAATGCAG GCAGCAGCGTGAAGGTGCTGGGCGCGGACGAGCTCACTGAGACCCACTTCCAGGCCCCGCAGAAGAAGAGATGTGTGGACGTCTATTGGCTCTTTGACGATGGGG GGCTCACCCTGCTGGTCCCCTACCTGCTGAGCCGCCGCAAGCGCTGGAGCCGCTGCCGGGTCCGGGTCTTCATCAGCGGCCACCTGGGCAGCGCCGAGCAGCAGCGCCAGGA gaTCCAGCTGCTGCTCAGCAAGTTCCGCCTGGGTTTCAGCGAGGTACTGGTGCTGCCCCATGTGGCCTGGCAGCCGGAGGAGAGAAG cctgaAGGAATTTGAGGACCTGGTGGCTCCGTTCCGGCTCAACGAGGGACAGCGCAGTCCTGAGGCCACAGAGGCCCTGCGGAGGGAGACACCCTGGAAGGTTTCAGATGAGGATCTGCGGGTCTACAGGAAAAAG TcggagcagcaggtccggctccacGAAATCCTGCAGGAGAATTCCCGGAACGCTGCCCTGATTGTCAT GAGCCTGCCTGTGGTGCGCAAGGGGGCCTGTCCCAGCGCCCTCTATATGGCCTGGCTGGAGACCCTGTCCCGGGATCTTCGCCCACCTGTTGCCTTCATCCGGGGCAACCAGCAGGATGCCCTGACCTTCTACTGCCAGTAG